A genome region from Desulfurobacteriaceae bacterium includes the following:
- a CDS encoding tetratricopeptide repeat protein: MLAKIVKLLFRKETVSIASFLKKLLIDRKDLIKYISFENLDVESPFSAYLTLAILLKEKGEYYKSLKTLEKLKNQDLSENEKRLVYLNLALVYKSAGFIDRAEKVLKEGISLFPYESFFYYEIAEIKKFSGKLEEAVEYLEKAVDLCKDFEDELVHTKLYLADSYIENGRTDKAFRILRKIDLKVPVPLFYYVLSKLYYSVGDKEKGFRYALKGIKLAPKKQLPFLKIVEEFEGLSLEKLRKVAKELDTSCEIGKLLAKKLLEEGNQEELLSLLDKLNKKCSTDPEIKELYLRILWESGKRKQVVDEVVKFLTTLKEKRKLFKCESCGFETNNFDWICPRCKEWESLEINSEDS; this comes from the coding sequence ATGCTTGCCAAGATTGTAAAGCTTTTATTTAGAAAGGAGACCGTTTCTATTGCAAGCTTTTTAAAAAAACTTCTGATAGACAGGAAAGATTTAATAAAGTATATATCCTTTGAAAATCTTGATGTTGAAAGTCCTTTTAGTGCTTATTTAACTTTAGCGATCCTCTTGAAAGAGAAGGGAGAATATTACAAAAGTTTAAAAACTTTGGAAAAGCTTAAAAATCAAGACCTTAGCGAGAACGAAAAGAGGCTTGTTTACCTTAACCTTGCCCTCGTTTACAAATCTGCTGGTTTTATAGATAGGGCTGAGAAAGTTTTAAAAGAAGGTATTTCTCTCTTTCCTTACGAAAGTTTTTTCTACTACGAAATTGCCGAAATAAAGAAATTTTCTGGAAAGCTTGAAGAAGCTGTTGAGTATTTAGAAAAGGCTGTAGATCTTTGCAAAGACTTTGAAGATGAACTTGTGCATACAAAACTTTATCTAGCAGACAGTTATATAGAAAATGGAAGAACAGATAAAGCATTTAGAATACTAAGGAAAATAGACTTAAAAGTTCCAGTTCCTCTTTTTTACTATGTCCTTTCAAAACTTTACTACTCTGTAGGAGATAAAGAAAAAGGCTTTAGATATGCTTTAAAGGGAATAAAGTTAGCACCCAAAAAGCAACTTCCGTTTCTGAAAATAGTGGAAGAATTTGAAGGTTTGAGCTTGGAAAAATTAAGGAAGGTGGCTAAAGAACTTGATACCTCTTGTGAAATAGGAAAGCTTTTAGCGAAGAAACTTTTAGAAGAAGGAAATCAAGAGGAACTACTTTCACTTTTAGATAAACTTAACAAAAAGTGTTCCACCGATCCTGAGATAAAAGAACTTTACCTTAGAATTCTTTGGGAAAGTGGAAAGAGAAAACAGGTTGTAGATGAAGTTGTGAAGTTCTTGACAACATTAAAGGAAAAAAGAAAACTTTTCAAATGTGAATCGTGTGGTTTTGAAACCAACAACTTTGACTGGATATGCCCTCGCTGTAAAGAATGGGAATCTTTGGAGATAAACAGTGAGGATAGTTAG